In Drosophila simulans strain w501 chromosome X, Prin_Dsim_3.1, whole genome shotgun sequence, one DNA window encodes the following:
- the LOC6725178 gene encoding proton channel OtopLc gives MDSSPDLSLKLRRGSSDSRDNFYMDFAQGIDSDIEEVDNTANNQEAGEVPPPPLPTVSLAEEVLLLVAPPPPPPSLLGQPLPTLTETDDIPPTPTPPPQQKDDEGDDEDEREEPDPEQDQGAPAAPSPPGSPINSVLELELIPPPPLSPMEDAGLRTDDDGEGEETDDAEEVAAIPPPHEMLDIESNPEEEEEEQEEQASQEDTPKEEDEEEDDDKSTPPPPLPPLPSNFSYVQGHNLGQVTPPLTKSPSNSPSPPVTPPPCPELNISRMVSPPAQHISQIPPLTPSDESEGEAESQPNSPPPRLEAEQPPPDMDQPEPEDQPPEPENEPEPEPEPEPEPVSGAREDYSRSLDNEDESTTITTPPSNGYSASSIIAPPPEHFAELDEDRGFIPPPPLEQEPEEEEEEEEEELTKETDEISVDRESLQDQGGDSISSPRPASILTGSISTSVGGGAGGSPKPESRGPSRSGSQRSQLRSGSQQGSIAGSRGGSRMGSRTGSVASAQAAGVLSPQASLKSQTSIRSQGQAGVRSPAGSIKSGSQRMQSPQAGEGAPAMPSPPLMRSPPPELARQMHSPPRITTPPRVCSPPLVSSPPKLAESAAAAVGVAAAVKEQIGSSSSTAEPLEPSKPEPLKPPIATVSYQDEQKPSPPPAAAAPAVTTAATTAVTSQPRSHFTSSHHHYHLPHQFQHPHHQNHHTHSVRVPTPTVPSSYAPPPPPDSGSSSSPVDRRRLFMAGVAPPIAAGAGSLMAMPAEPAVAISPGRVSARSGSQHHVTIDESSLPSHKGNIQETPGPSGLIIGGGDGDGDRDIGGGGGPDSSDPPSSPGGSSSQPALSGSQADGQLALMYHSHQLTNYPVLPAIKRTHRPSFVYPPMPRVKAGDALATLFSALYGKLLVVMGIAFPMAEVISTYIPPSFYEVYYLYLYIGSMIFLLFMYATLIWGRPKLPVPIASPNKSATKASGTDSMDESDTDSNSVHHRLPPPIPVRRPSLLSPLGRRDAHYGSFYLRMGAVAFGIGSMIYSGLEFGQYFELNPDTKCHNVLLALTPATRMAFIFIQMYFIFLNNEQIKVYRYKIIARFGLMHMIGTNLAVWLNVLIQETKHEILTFYNPENRTLRISHRIPGHSRGHAIIQHDPTAHLRVPRGLKGPYQIFECRRTNIIGTLVQDASPFLFPCTIEYSLICAAILYVMWRSISRPQTPTPQRPDMISSPMKRSPHHYSVDCARAHKGLFVGILILVLTIISLIIFFVLISRPEFVAMAVTEVTICELLIYGTATIATLVGMIQIRHLQYDAYRSFSLDDILLVGAQTGSFLYNIFTVIAGHFTLRSDDMLVPINALASIVQTACQTMFILDASRRQAVSPDHLRKKPGREIVTFMLVVNLAMWAISTLEKSRAESHPIQLNFYGLWAWTIITHVSMPLAIFYRFHSTVCLCEIWKRAYKLKPTYM, from the exons atggaCAGCTCGCCGGATCTGTCGCTCAAATTGCGACGCGGTTCCAGCGATTCGCGGGATAACTTCTACATGGATTTTGCCCAGGGCATCGACTCCGATATCGAGGAAGTGGACAACACGGCCAACAATCAGGAGGCCGGCGAGGTTCCACCGCCGCCGTTGCCCACAGTTTCGCTGGCCGAGGAGGTGCTGCTCCTGGTggcgccaccgccgccaccgccctCTTTACTGGGTCAACCGCTGCCCACGCTAACGGAAACGGATGATATTCCGCCCACTCCCACACCGCCACCACAGCAAAAGGACGATGAGGGTGACGATGAGGACGAGCGGGAGGAACCCGATCCAGAACAGGATCAAGGAGCCCCAGCAGCTCCTTCTCCACCGGGCTCACCTATTAATTCAGTCCTGGAACTGGAGCTGATACCACCACCTCCATTATCGCCCATGGAGGATGCGGGCCTTCGCaccgatgacgatggcgaAGGCGAGGAAACCGATGATGCAGAGGAGGTGGCGGCCATTCCGCCGCCACACGAAATGCTGGACATAGAAAGCAatcccgaggaggaggaggaggagcaggaggagcaggcttCCCAGGAGGACACTCCCAAGGAAGAAGACgaagaggaggacgacgacaaGTCCACGCCACCACCCCCACTGCCACCGCTTCCCTCAAATTTCTCCTATGTGCAGGGCCACAATCTCGGCCAGGTGACCCCGCCCCTGACCAAGTCGCCATCCAACTCCCCCTCCCCGCCCGTGACACCACCACCCTGCCCGGAGCTCAACATCAGCCGGATGGTATCGCCGCCTGCCCAGCACATCAGCCAGATACCACCGCTCACGCCATCCGACGAGAGCGAGGGCGAGGCGGAGTCCCAGCCGAACTCGCCGCCACCCAGACTGGAGGCGGAGCAGCCACCACCCGATATGGATCAACCGGAGCCCGAGGATCAGCCACCTGAGCCGGAAAACGAACCCGAACCCGAACCTGAGCCCGAGCCCGAACCCGTGAGCGGAGCTCGGGAGGACTACAGCCGTTCGCTGGACAACGAGGATGAGTCCACCACTATAACCACACCACCAAGCAACGGTTACTCTGCCTCCTCCATCATAGCTCCGCCGCCGGAGCACTTTGCGGAACTAGACGAGGACAGGGGCTTTATACCACCACCACCCTTGGAGCAGGagcccgaggaggaggaggaggaagaggaggaagagCTGACCAAGGAGACGGACGAGATATCCGTGGACAGGGAATCGCTGCAGGATCAGGGCGGCGACAGTATCAGTTCACCTCGGCCTGCCAGCATATTGACTGGATCCATTTCCACATCAGTTggcggcggagcaggaggatcACCGAAGCCCGAGAGTCGCGGCCCAAGTCGCAGTGGCAGCCAGCGATCGCAGCTGAGATCTGGATCCCAGCAGGGATCCATTGCCGGATCCCGCGGTGGCTCTCGCATGGGATCTCGCACAGGATCCGTGGCCTCCGCCCAGGCGGCTGGCGTTCTCTCACCCCAGGCATCGCTCAAGTCGCAGACATCGATTCGCTCGCAGGGACAGGCAGGCGTGCGAAGTCCTGCCGGGTCCATCAAGTCGGGATCGCAGCGCATGCAGAGTCCACAGGCCGGAGAGGGAGCTCCGGCGATGCCCTCGCCGCCGCTGATGAGGAGTCCGCCGCCGGAGCTGGCCCGCCAGATGCACAGTCCGCCAAGGATCACGACGCCGCCGAGGGTCTGCAGTCCGCCGCTGGTCAGCAGCCCACCCAAGCTGGCCGaatccgctgctgctgccgtggGAGTCGCTGCCGCCGTCAAGGAGCAGATCGG CTCTAGCAGCTCCACCGCCGAACCGTTGGAGCCATCGAAGCCAGAGCCACTGAAGCCACCAATAGCCACCGTGAGCTACCAGGATGAACAGAagccatcaccaccaccagctgctgctgccccagCGGTAACAACAGCTGCAACTACGGCGGTCACCAGCCAGCCGAGGTCGCACTTCACGAGCAGCCACCATCACTACCACTTGCCGCACCAGTTCCAGCATCCGCACCACCAGAACCACCACACCCACAGTGTCCGGGTGCCCACGCCCACGGTGCCCAGCAGCTATGCCCCCCCACCGCCGCCCGACAGCGGAAGCAGCAGTTCGCCCGTCGATCGCCGGCGTCTGTTCATGGCAGGAGTGGCTCCTCCGATCGCCGCCGGCGCTGGCTCCCTGATGGCCATGCCAGCCGAACCAGCGGTGGCCATATCGCCGGGAAGGGTCTCAGCACGGTCAGGCTCGCAGCACCACGTGACCATCGATGAGTCGAGTTTGCCCAGCCACAAGGGCAACATACAGGAGACTCCGGGTCCCAGTGGCCTGATCATTGGCGGAGGAGATGGCGACGGCGATCGGGATattggcggtggcggtgggccGGACAGCTCGGATCCGCCCTCCTCGCCCGGCGGCAGCAGCTCCCAGCCAGCGCTCAGCGGCAGTCAGGCGGACGGACAGCTGGCGCTGATGTATCACTCGCACCAGCTGACCAACTATCCAGTGCTGCCCGCCATCAAGCGCACGCACCGGCCATCCTTCGTCTATCCGCCGATGCCGAGGGTCAAGGC cGGCGATGCACTGGCCACTCTTTTCTCCGCACTCTACGGAAAACTATTGGTCGTCATGGGCATAGCGTTTCCCATGGCAGAGGTTATATCAACCTATATCCCACCCTCTTTCTATGAG GTGTACTATTTGTACTTGTACATTGGCAGCATGATATTCCTGCTCTTCATGTACGCCACTTTGATATGGGGACGTCCCAAGTTACCAGTTCCGATTG CTTCGCCGAATAAATCGGCAACGAAGGCGAGTGGAACGGACAGCATGGACGAATCGGATACGGATAGCAACTCCGTGCACCATCGACTTCCGCCGCCGATTCCCGTGAGGCGACCATCGCTGCTCTCGCCACTTGGACGGCGGGATGCCCACTACGGCAGCTTCTATCTGCGCATGGGCGCCGTGG CCTTTGGAATTGGCAGCATGATCTATTCGGGCCTGGAGTTTGGGCAGTACTTCGAGCTCAATCCGGACACCAAGTGCCACAACGTGCTGCTGGCCCTGACCCCGGCCACCCGGATGGCCTTCATCTTCATCCAGATGTACTTCATCTTCCTGAACAACGAGCAGATCAAGGTGTATCGCTACAAGATCATCGCTCGCTTCGGTTTAATGCACATGATTGGCACGAACCTGGCCGTTTGGCTGAATGTCCTGATCCAAGAGACAAAGCACGAGATATTGACATTCTACAATCCGGAGAATCGCACGCTGAGGATATCGCACAGGATACCGGGACACTCCAGAGGACATGCCATAATCCAGCACGATCCGACGGCCCATCTGCGAGTGCCGCGCGGCTTGAAGGGACCGTACCAGATCTTTGAGTGCCGGCGAACGAACATTATCGGTACTTTGGTGCAGGACGCCTCGCCATTTCTGTTCCCCTGCACCATCGAGTATTCGCTGATCTGCGCGGCCATTTTGTACGTGATGTGGAGGAGCATCTCCAGGCCGCAGACACCGACGCCCCAACGTCCGGATATGATCAGCTCGCCGATGAAGCGATCGCCGCATCACTATTCCGTGGACTGTGCCCGTGCCCACAAGGGATTGTTCGTGGGCATACTCATCCTGGTGCTGACCATCATATCGCTGATCATCTTCTTTGTGCTAATCTCACGGCCGGAGTTCGTGGCCATGGCCGTAACGGAGGTGACCATTTGCGAGCTGCTCATCTATGGCACGGCCACGATAGCCACTCTGGTGGGAATGATTCAGATACGACATCTGCAGTACGATGCCTACAGGAGTTTCTCGCTGGATGACATCCTACTGGTGGGTGCGCAGACCGGCTCGTTTCTGTACAACATCTTCACGGTCATCGCCGGGCACTTCACCCTGCGCAGCGATGACATGCTGGTGCCCATCAATGCCCTGGCCTCCATTGTCCAGACCGCCTGTCAGACCATGTTCATTTTGGATGCTAGCCGGCGACAGGCCGTCAGTCCGGATCATTTGCGCAAGAAGCCCGGACGCGAGATCGTCACCTTTATGCTGGTCGTCAATCTGGCCATGTGGGCCATCAGCACGCTGGAGAAATCACGCGCTGAATCGCATCCCATACAGCTGAACTTCTACGGCTTGTGGGCCTGGACGATTATCACGCATGTGTCGATGCCGCTGGCCATATTCTATCGGTTCCATTCGACCGTGTGCCTGTGCGAGATCTGGAAGAGGGCCTACAAGCTGAAGCCCACGTATATGTGA
- the LOC6725181 gene encoding NAD-dependent protein deacylase Sirt4, whose product MRVGQLLRFRSTSLCSSTARQEYVPLHKPVVEDDIKRLEDFLLSKPNVLVLTGAGISTESGIPDYRSEGVGLYARSNHKPVQHMEFVKSSAVRKRYWARNFVGWPKFSATQPNATHHALARFEREERVQAVVTQNVDRLHTKAGSRNVVEVHGSGYVVKCLSCEYRIDRHEFQSILASLNPAFKDAPDMIRPDGDVEIPLEYIENFRIPECTQCGGDLKPEIVFFGDSVPRPRVDQIAGMVYNSDGLLVLGSSLLVFSGYRVVLQTKDLKLPVAIVNIGETRADHLADIKISAKCGDVIPKLFDFRNSKSAS is encoded by the exons ATGCGTGTGGGCCAGCTGCTTCGCTTCCGGAGCACCAGCCTGTGCAGCTCCACCGCCAGGCAGGAGTATGTGCCGCTTCACAAGCCCGTCGTAGAGGACGACATAAAGCGGCTGGAGGACTTCCTCCTGTCGAAACCGAATGTTTTGGTTCTCACGGGCGCTGGCATCTCGACGGAATCGG GCATTCCCGATTACCGTTCCGAGGGCGTGGGCCTCTACGCCCGCTCCAACCACAAGCCCGTTCAGCACATGGAGTTCGTCAAGTCGTCGGCGGTGCGCAAGCGGTACTGGGCCAGGAACTTTGTGGGCTGGCCCAAGTTTTCTGCAACACAGCCCAATGCCACGCATCACGCGCTGGCCAGATTTGAGCGGGAGGAGCGGGTCCAGGCGGTGGTCACCCAGAACGTGGACCGGCTGCACACGAAGGCGGGCAGTCGAAATGTTGTGGAGGTTCACGGCAGTGGCTATGTGGTCAAGTGTCTGTCCTGCGAGTACCGGATCGATCGTCACGAGTTCCAGAGCATACTGGCGTCCCTCAATCCGGCCTTCAAAGATGCCCCCGACATGATCCGGCCCGATGGCGATGTGGAAATACCGCTGGAGTACATCGAGAACTTCCGGATACCCGAGTGCACGCAGTGCGGCGGCGACTTGAAGCCGGAAATTGTCTTCTTCGGGGATTCTGTGCCACGGCCACGAGTGGATCAGATTGCCGGCATGGTGTACAATAGCGATGGCCTGCTGGTCCTCGGGTCCAGTCTCCTGGTCTTCTCCGGCTACCGCGTTGTCCTGCAGACCAAGGACCTGAAGCTACCGGTGGCCATTGTCAATATTGGCGAAACGCGCGCCGATCACCTTGCGGATATCAAGATCTCCGCCAAGTGCGGCGATGTCATACCCAAACTGTTCGACTTTCGCAACTCGAAAAGTGCCAGTTAA
- the LOC6725182 gene encoding RNA-binding protein 25 isoform X2 — MSYPPRAPLPPFMNTAIPPPHIMQNMAKPPRSFRNSATISSQPTVYQRPPEPQPQFRGPIITVFVGNISERVPEALLKRILTACGMVINWKRVSTFGFCEFDGPIAAMRAVRLLSEMEIDGKKLVAKVDAKNKVLIEDYKEQECKNGDRSNPVDEKTEDEFAIAQMHEFLEEHKHEFEGFDSSSRADLYGSANRNKKTRREEDLKMKVLSENTLEEEKRNLISSEIGKFRMRAEEDEHRKELEKEKEKEKLAASKEKERKKQREMERMSATSKSGSSSTAGTSSSGATATSSTPAADGADMSDKTDKESVTVVIKDTAKEPKESASSTGRKESSSAIEITQKDRRSDSKETRRRRSKSRSKDRERERERELRELRDKERERERDRERERERERERNEMRERERNEMREREREREREREREDKLLKPARDTWREKEMEDELRDRKKAEKKAREKEIAYQTRLTDWEVREKRKAKENEKYRLKELLRQEERETDAKRLKEFVEDYDDERDDSLYYRGRELQQRLAERVREADADSKDREKEAEELAELKSKFFSGEYENPSLEFEKARLEIEKLYEPRILINVNKEPPAASSASVHQRKPAASATGEDDEGQKQRQKSQQLDSYDPDMAGTNDDDSVSNDERASMADTASNASGAYAKNNNNDQSLSNSLSRQNSESRDSLAQIHTPTQSAMLNEQESGHDAILPSATPPMTMPLISLTLGNNLKKKKIEATGVFVNDDDNDENINPKKRKLVPLDYDDNISNTTPSNHAASSGSGAANSSSSNNNNSSSADRQSSAVSAATAAAAAVSQKIAQAFGGGSSGSGSGSGSGSGGSGSNTSGGKNNGGSSSNKHSNSKHGFPRKRRSYLIISLTATRLTAV, encoded by the exons ATGTCGTACCCGCCGCGGGCGCCCTTGCCGCCCTTCATGAATACAGCCATACCGCCGCCGCAC ATAATGCAGAACATGGCCAAGCCGCCGAGGAGCTTCCGCAACTCGGCCACCATTAGCTCACAGCCGACAGTATACCAACGACCGCCGGAGCCGCAGCCACAGTTCCGCGGTCCCATCATTACCGTCTTCGTGGGCAACATCAGCGAACGCGTCCCGGAGGCACTGCTCAAACGCATCCTGACCGCTTGCGGCATGGTCATCAATTGGAAACGGGTCTCCACATTCGGCTTCTGCGAATTTGA CGGACCTATTGCGGCGATGCGAGCCGTTCGCCTGCTCAGCGAGATGGAGATCGATGGCAAGAAGCTGGTAGCCAAGGTGGATGCCAAGAACAAGGTGCTCATCGAGGATTACAAGGAGCAGGAGTGCAAGAACGGCGATCGCTCCAACCCAGTGGACGAAAAGACCGAGGACGAGTTCGCCATTGCCCAGATGCACGAGTTCCTGGAAGAGCACAAGCATGAGTTCGAAGGATTCGATAGCAGCAGTCGCGCCGATTTGTACGGCAGCGCCAATCGCAATAAGAAGACACGCCGGGAGGAAGACTTGAAGATGAAGGTGCTAAGCGAAAATACCCTGGAGGAAGAGAAGCGCAACCTGATTAGCAGCGAGATAGGCAAATTCCGTATGCGTGCGGAGGAAGACGAGCACCGCAAAgagctggagaaggagaaggaaaaggagaagCTTGCGGCCAGCAAGGAGAAGGAGCGCAAAAAGCAGCGCGAAATGGAGCGCATGTCGGCGACCAGCAAGTCTGGCAGCTCATCGACAGCGGGCACCAGTTCCTCCGGCGCCACAGCCACCTCTTCGACACCCGCCGCCGATGGGGCTGACATGTCGGATAAGACGGACAAGGAATCAGTCACCGTTGTGATCAAGGACACAGCTAAGGAGCCGAAGGAATCTGCCTCCTCCACCGGACGCAAGGAGTCGTCGTCTGCCATCGAGATAACACAGAAGGACCGCCGCTCTGACTCCAAGGAGACACGTCGCCGCCGCTCCAAATCCCGCTCCAAGGATCGCGAACGGGAACGTGAGCGTGAGCTGCGCGAGCTTCGCGACAAGGAGCGCGAACGTGAAAGAGATAGGGAACGGGAGCGTGAGCGCGAGCGGGAACGCAACGAAATGCGCGAACGGGAGCGCAACGAGATGCGCGAACGGGAACGCGAAAGGGAGCGTGAACGGGAGCGCGAGGACAAGCTGCTGAAGCCAGCCCGGGACACGTGGCGAGAAAAGGAAATGGAGGACGAACTGCGCGACCGCAAGAAAGCCGAGAAGAAGGCGCGCGAAAAGGAGATCGCCTACCAGACGCGCCTAACCGACTGGGAGGTTCGCGAGAAGCGCAAGGCCAAGGAGAACGAGAAG TACCGCCTAAAGGAGCTGCTGCGCCAGGAGGAGCGCGAGACGGACGCCAAGCGACTGAAGGAGTTCGTCGAAGACTACGACGATGAGCGCGACGATTCGCTGTATTATCGCGGCCGcgagctgcagcagcgactGGCGGAACGAGTGCGCGAGGCGGATGCCGATTCCAAGGATCGCGAGAAGGAGGCCGAAGAATTGGCCGAGCTGAAGTCCAAGTTCTTTAGCGGGGAATACGAGAATCCGTCGCTGGAGTTCGAAAAGGCGCGTCTCGAGATCGAGAAGCTCTACGAGCCGCGCATCCTGATCAATGTGAACAAAGAGCCTCCGGCAGCGTCGTCAGCATCGGTCCACCAGCGCAAGCCGGCCGCCTCGGCGACGGGCGAAGACGACGAGGGGCAGAAACAGCGACAGAAGAGCCAGCAGCTGGACAGCTACGACCCAGACATGGCCGGTACGAATGATGATGACTCCGTGTCGAACGACGAACGCGCATCCATGGCCGACACAGCTTCCAATGCCAGTGGTGCCTatgccaagaacaacaacaacgaccaGTCGCTGTCGAACAGCCTGAGCAGGCAGAACAGTGAGTCGCGCGATTCGCTGGCCCAGATCCACACTCCCACGCAGAGCGCGATGCTTAATGAACAAGAATCGGGCCACGATGCCATACTGCCCTCGGCCACGCCGCCCATGACCATGCCCCTCATCTCGCTGACGCTGGGCAATAACCTCAAGAAGAAAAAGATAGAAGCCACCGGAGTGTTTGtcaacgacgacgacaacgatgAGAACATCAATCCCAAGAAGCGTAAACTGGTCCCGCTAG ACTACGATGACAACATAAGCAACACCACGCCATCCAATCATGCagccagcagcggcagcggagctgcgaacagcagcagcagcaacaacaataacagcagctCGGCGGATCGCCAAAGCTCCGCCGTGTCGGCGGCCACCGCTGCAGCCGCTGCCGTTAGCCAGAAGATCGCCCAGGCGTTCGGCGGCGGCTCATCGGGGTCGGGTTCTGGTTCGGGATCCGGCTCTGGCGGCTCCGGTTCGAACACATCCGGCGGCAAGAAcaacggcggcagcagcagcaacaaacatAGCAACAGCAAACATG GATTCCCACGCAAAAGGAGGAGCTATTTAATTATAAGCTTGACCGCAACGAGATTGACAGCGGTCTAA
- the LOC6725182 gene encoding RNA-binding protein 25 isoform X1 — protein sequence MSYPPRAPLPPFMNTAIPPPHIMQNMAKPPRSFRNSATISSQPTVYQRPPEPQPQFRGPIITVFVGNISERVPEALLKRILTACGMVINWKRVSTFGFCEFDGPIAAMRAVRLLSEMEIDGKKLVAKVDAKNKVLIEDYKEQECKNGDRSNPVDEKTEDEFAIAQMHEFLEEHKHEFEGFDSSSRADLYGSANRNKKTRREEDLKMKVLSENTLEEEKRNLISSEIGKFRMRAEEDEHRKELEKEKEKEKLAASKEKERKKQREMERMSATSKSGSSSTAGTSSSGATATSSTPAADGADMSDKTDKESVTVVIKDTAKEPKESASSTGRKESSSAIEITQKDRRSDSKETRRRRSKSRSKDRERERERELRELRDKERERERDRERERERERERNEMRERERNEMREREREREREREREDKLLKPARDTWREKEMEDELRDRKKAEKKAREKEIAYQTRLTDWEVREKRKAKENEKYRLKELLRQEERETDAKRLKEFVEDYDDERDDSLYYRGRELQQRLAERVREADADSKDREKEAEELAELKSKFFSGEYENPSLEFEKARLEIEKLYEPRILINVNKEPPAASSASVHQRKPAASATGEDDEGQKQRQKSQQLDSYDPDMAGTNDDDSVSNDERASMADTASNASGAYAKNNNNDQSLSNSLSRQNSESRDSLAQIHTPTQSAMLNEQESGHDAILPSATPPMTMPLISLTLGNNLKKKKIEATGVFVNDDDNDENINPKKRKLVPLDYDDNISNTTPSNHAASSGSGAANSSSSNNNNSSSADRQSSAVSAATAAAAAVSQKIAQAFGGGSSGSGSGSGSGSGGSGSNTSGGKNNGGSSSNKHSNSKHGKNEAAASAGSSADAAAANIKKDENGAKVYDEKRRHIKSIIDRIPTQKEELFNYKLDRNEIDSGLMERKIRPWINKKIIEYIGEPEPTLVDFICSKVLAGSPPQSILDDVQMVLDEEAEVFVVKMWRLLIYELDAKKSGLAGK from the exons ATGTCGTACCCGCCGCGGGCGCCCTTGCCGCCCTTCATGAATACAGCCATACCGCCGCCGCAC ATAATGCAGAACATGGCCAAGCCGCCGAGGAGCTTCCGCAACTCGGCCACCATTAGCTCACAGCCGACAGTATACCAACGACCGCCGGAGCCGCAGCCACAGTTCCGCGGTCCCATCATTACCGTCTTCGTGGGCAACATCAGCGAACGCGTCCCGGAGGCACTGCTCAAACGCATCCTGACCGCTTGCGGCATGGTCATCAATTGGAAACGGGTCTCCACATTCGGCTTCTGCGAATTTGA CGGACCTATTGCGGCGATGCGAGCCGTTCGCCTGCTCAGCGAGATGGAGATCGATGGCAAGAAGCTGGTAGCCAAGGTGGATGCCAAGAACAAGGTGCTCATCGAGGATTACAAGGAGCAGGAGTGCAAGAACGGCGATCGCTCCAACCCAGTGGACGAAAAGACCGAGGACGAGTTCGCCATTGCCCAGATGCACGAGTTCCTGGAAGAGCACAAGCATGAGTTCGAAGGATTCGATAGCAGCAGTCGCGCCGATTTGTACGGCAGCGCCAATCGCAATAAGAAGACACGCCGGGAGGAAGACTTGAAGATGAAGGTGCTAAGCGAAAATACCCTGGAGGAAGAGAAGCGCAACCTGATTAGCAGCGAGATAGGCAAATTCCGTATGCGTGCGGAGGAAGACGAGCACCGCAAAgagctggagaaggagaaggaaaaggagaagCTTGCGGCCAGCAAGGAGAAGGAGCGCAAAAAGCAGCGCGAAATGGAGCGCATGTCGGCGACCAGCAAGTCTGGCAGCTCATCGACAGCGGGCACCAGTTCCTCCGGCGCCACAGCCACCTCTTCGACACCCGCCGCCGATGGGGCTGACATGTCGGATAAGACGGACAAGGAATCAGTCACCGTTGTGATCAAGGACACAGCTAAGGAGCCGAAGGAATCTGCCTCCTCCACCGGACGCAAGGAGTCGTCGTCTGCCATCGAGATAACACAGAAGGACCGCCGCTCTGACTCCAAGGAGACACGTCGCCGCCGCTCCAAATCCCGCTCCAAGGATCGCGAACGGGAACGTGAGCGTGAGCTGCGCGAGCTTCGCGACAAGGAGCGCGAACGTGAAAGAGATAGGGAACGGGAGCGTGAGCGCGAGCGGGAACGCAACGAAATGCGCGAACGGGAGCGCAACGAGATGCGCGAACGGGAACGCGAAAGGGAGCGTGAACGGGAGCGCGAGGACAAGCTGCTGAAGCCAGCCCGGGACACGTGGCGAGAAAAGGAAATGGAGGACGAACTGCGCGACCGCAAGAAAGCCGAGAAGAAGGCGCGCGAAAAGGAGATCGCCTACCAGACGCGCCTAACCGACTGGGAGGTTCGCGAGAAGCGCAAGGCCAAGGAGAACGAGAAG TACCGCCTAAAGGAGCTGCTGCGCCAGGAGGAGCGCGAGACGGACGCCAAGCGACTGAAGGAGTTCGTCGAAGACTACGACGATGAGCGCGACGATTCGCTGTATTATCGCGGCCGcgagctgcagcagcgactGGCGGAACGAGTGCGCGAGGCGGATGCCGATTCCAAGGATCGCGAGAAGGAGGCCGAAGAATTGGCCGAGCTGAAGTCCAAGTTCTTTAGCGGGGAATACGAGAATCCGTCGCTGGAGTTCGAAAAGGCGCGTCTCGAGATCGAGAAGCTCTACGAGCCGCGCATCCTGATCAATGTGAACAAAGAGCCTCCGGCAGCGTCGTCAGCATCGGTCCACCAGCGCAAGCCGGCCGCCTCGGCGACGGGCGAAGACGACGAGGGGCAGAAACAGCGACAGAAGAGCCAGCAGCTGGACAGCTACGACCCAGACATGGCCGGTACGAATGATGATGACTCCGTGTCGAACGACGAACGCGCATCCATGGCCGACACAGCTTCCAATGCCAGTGGTGCCTatgccaagaacaacaacaacgaccaGTCGCTGTCGAACAGCCTGAGCAGGCAGAACAGTGAGTCGCGCGATTCGCTGGCCCAGATCCACACTCCCACGCAGAGCGCGATGCTTAATGAACAAGAATCGGGCCACGATGCCATACTGCCCTCGGCCACGCCGCCCATGACCATGCCCCTCATCTCGCTGACGCTGGGCAATAACCTCAAGAAGAAAAAGATAGAAGCCACCGGAGTGTTTGtcaacgacgacgacaacgatgAGAACATCAATCCCAAGAAGCGTAAACTGGTCCCGCTAG ACTACGATGACAACATAAGCAACACCACGCCATCCAATCATGCagccagcagcggcagcggagctgcgaacagcagcagcagcaacaacaataacagcagctCGGCGGATCGCCAAAGCTCCGCCGTGTCGGCGGCCACCGCTGCAGCCGCTGCCGTTAGCCAGAAGATCGCCCAGGCGTTCGGCGGCGGCTCATCGGGGTCGGGTTCTGGTTCGGGATCCGGCTCTGGCGGCTCCGGTTCGAACACATCCGGCGGCAAGAAcaacggcggcagcagcagcaacaaacatAGCAACAGCAAACATGGTAAGAATGAGgcagctgcatctgctggCAGTAGCGCAGATGCTGCCGCTGCGAACATCAAAAAGGATGAGAATGGTGCAAAGGTGTATGATGAAAAACGGCGGCATATAAAAAGCATTATTGACAGGATTCCCACGCAAAAGGAGGAGCTATTTAATTATAAGCTTGACCGCAACGAGATTGACAGCGGTCTAATGGAACGCAAAATACGTCCATGGATCAATAAGAAAATCATCGAGTATATCGGTGAGCCGGAGCCGACGCTAGTGGACTTTATATGTTCCAAAGTGTTGGCCGGCAGCCCGCCTCAAAGCATCTTGGATGATGTGCAAATG GTACTCGACGAGGAAGCCGAGGTCTTTGTGGTGAAGATGTGGCGTCTGCTCATCTACGAACTGGACGCCAAGAAGAGCGGCCTTGCGGGGAAGTAG